One Micromonospora craniellae genomic region harbors:
- a CDS encoding helix-turn-helix domain-containing protein yields the protein MPARTLGRVPCYTPGVSRGPFLTSSTLEAMCRVLDCQPGDLLEWVEE from the coding sequence GTGCCAGCCCGGACGTTAGGAAGGGTCCCCTGCTATACACCAGGCGTTAGCAGGGGACCCTTCCTTACATCCAGCACCCTGGAGGCGATGTGCCGGGTGCTCGACTGCCAGCCCGGTGACCTGCTCGAATGGGTCGAGGAGTGA
- a CDS encoding alpha/beta hydrolase codes for MRSCSRPGYAPSSPTAPWTTAWTPRVSRSPRRPPDPDDHNYKITQRDLVNFLLGNVNYQPYWLDIAAELERVDAGRPWGAPAARQLADEQPPTVVPFAYQAVLCEDWNLGAQNIGQWRSIVDAAQLASPDLSDLPRAAIGAICLGWPSPADNPQRPITPTNQSKLLFVNSLHDPATGYNWALGAAAQFGEHAELLTYEGWGRIVYGRVACADEAIEAYLVDLVAPADGTRCAAAPPPGTESDEARGRSAGPAADEAPPLVPLRSESKLPTWLF; via the coding sequence ATGCGGAGCTGTTCCCGACCCGGGTACGCGCCATCGTCGCCGACAGCACCATGGACCACAGCCTGGACGCCCAGGGTTTCGCGGTCACCCAGGCGGCCGCCGGACCCGGACGACCACAACTACAAGATCACCCAGCGGGATCTGGTCAACTTCCTGCTGGGCAACGTGAACTACCAGCCGTACTGGCTCGACATCGCCGCCGAGCTGGAGCGGGTCGACGCCGGCCGTCCGTGGGGCGCACCGGCGGCACGCCAGTTGGCCGACGAGCAGCCGCCGACCGTGGTGCCCTTCGCGTACCAGGCGGTGCTCTGCGAGGACTGGAACCTCGGAGCGCAGAACATCGGGCAGTGGCGCTCGATCGTCGACGCGGCCCAGCTCGCCTCACCGGATCTGTCGGACCTGCCCCGGGCGGCCATCGGCGCCATCTGCCTCGGTTGGCCCAGCCCGGCGGACAACCCGCAGCGGCCGATCACCCCGACCAACCAGTCCAAGCTCCTGTTCGTCAACTCGTTGCACGACCCGGCGACCGGCTACAACTGGGCGCTCGGTGCCGCCGCCCAGTTCGGTGAGCACGCCGAGCTGCTGACCTACGAGGGGTGGGGGCGCATCGTCTACGGCCGGGTGGCCTGCGCGGACGAGGCTATCGAGGCGTACCTGGTCGACCTCGTGGCGCCGGCGGACGGTACGCGGTGCGCGGCCGCGCCGCCGCCCGGCACGGAGTCCGACGAGGCTCGGGGCCGCTCGGCCGGCCCGGCCGCCGACGAGGCGCCGCCGCTGGTGCCGCTGCGCAGCGAGTCGAAGCTGCCGACCTGGCTGTTCTGA
- a CDS encoding cellulose-binding domain-containing protein codes for MRSPRASLRLGVAVAAILAFTGGATLAVTGAQAAAPGCRVDYRVTNQWSGGFGTDITVTNLGDPLNGWTLTWTYGAGQRVTQAWNATVTQSGGQVTATNVGHNSALGTGAATSFGFNGSWSGSNPAPTSFALNGVTCTGAPVTPAPTTPAPTTPAPSPTTPPPTSGWNPPANLVNPLNQVWQHVEQTYNNGNLYGFRNYGWDQVMANRGYLNFCVRWDSSATVTAAQRDQIHTTLARQYKKWMDVMVGHNAWPYQQVPIKVVGWAVRNRSQLQWTDTSVDIYVNNIRENAPQCAPECGRFFNQGGQYPNCPGGVARHYDQSLWLTDGFGGGAGGDWGQRMGREYYMNNLNAENMHILLHEIGHTFGLDDFYDWTPSGVGGFLMRAGSASSITTFDAWMFRDWWRHLKSRYGY; via the coding sequence ATGAGATCACCACGAGCAAGCCTACGGCTCGGTGTGGCGGTCGCCGCCATACTGGCCTTCACCGGCGGCGCCACCCTGGCGGTGACCGGCGCGCAGGCCGCCGCCCCGGGATGCCGGGTCGACTACCGGGTCACCAACCAGTGGTCCGGCGGGTTCGGCACCGACATCACCGTCACCAACCTCGGCGACCCGCTCAACGGCTGGACCCTGACCTGGACGTACGGCGCCGGGCAGCGGGTCACCCAGGCATGGAACGCCACCGTGACGCAGAGCGGCGGCCAGGTCACCGCGACCAACGTCGGCCACAACAGCGCCCTGGGCACCGGAGCCGCCACCTCGTTCGGCTTCAACGGGTCGTGGAGCGGGAGCAACCCGGCGCCGACGTCGTTCGCGCTCAACGGCGTCACCTGCACCGGCGCGCCCGTCACGCCGGCACCGACCACGCCGGCCCCGACGACCCCGGCGCCCAGCCCGACCACGCCACCGCCGACCAGCGGCTGGAACCCGCCCGCGAACCTGGTGAACCCGCTGAACCAGGTGTGGCAGCACGTGGAGCAGACCTACAACAACGGCAACCTCTACGGGTTCCGCAACTACGGCTGGGACCAGGTCATGGCCAACCGCGGCTACCTCAACTTCTGCGTCCGCTGGGACTCCAGCGCCACCGTCACGGCCGCCCAACGCGACCAGATCCACACGACCCTCGCCCGGCAGTACAAGAAGTGGATGGACGTGATGGTCGGGCACAACGCCTGGCCGTACCAGCAGGTGCCGATCAAGGTGGTCGGCTGGGCGGTCCGCAACCGCAGCCAGCTCCAGTGGACCGACACCAGCGTCGACATCTACGTCAACAACATCCGCGAGAACGCCCCCCAGTGCGCGCCCGAGTGCGGTCGCTTCTTCAACCAGGGCGGCCAGTACCCGAACTGCCCCGGCGGGGTGGCCCGCCACTACGACCAGTCGCTCTGGCTCACCGACGGGTTCGGCGGCGGTGCCGGCGGAGACTGGGGCCAACGCATGGGTCGCGAATACTACATGAACAACCTCAACGCCGAGAACATGCACATCCTGCTGCACGAGATAGGTCACACCTTCGGCCTTGACGACTTCTACGACTGGACGCCCAGCGGAGTCGGCGGGTTCCTGATGCGCGCCGGCAGCGCCAGCTCGATCACCACGTTCGACGCCTGGATGTTCCGTGACTGGTGGCGGCACCTCAAGAGCCGCTACGGCTACTGA
- a CDS encoding LacI family DNA-binding transcriptional regulator: protein MRDVAALAGVSAQTVSRVINGHPYVADGTRQRVLAAMRELDYQRNPAARALVTRRSGTLGIIGYESPLYGPTSMLYAIEGAARSAGYFVSVASVRHLDRRSVLDAADWLRRQSVEGLIAIAPKPAMAGALAEAAGGLAAVTVGGGCSDEIASAQIDNVAGARLATRHLLDLGHTTVHHVSGPQDWPEADERIRGWREALRAAGAPVPAVVPGDWSASTGYQQGERLAADLDVTAVFCASDQLALGVLRALHEAGRRVPEDVSVVGFDGTPDGAHFLPPLTSVRQDFAELGRRSLGLLLAQLDPAGQPPVRRRDLLVPELITRRSSVAPRAGRPLNALRPASLIA, encoded by the coding sequence ATGCGCGACGTCGCGGCGCTGGCGGGGGTGTCCGCGCAGACGGTCTCCCGGGTCATCAACGGGCACCCGTACGTCGCCGACGGCACCCGCCAGCGGGTGCTGGCGGCGATGCGGGAGCTCGACTACCAGCGCAACCCGGCGGCCCGTGCCCTGGTCACCCGGCGCTCCGGCACGCTCGGGATCATCGGCTACGAGAGCCCGCTCTACGGGCCGACCTCCATGCTCTACGCCATCGAGGGCGCGGCCCGCTCCGCCGGCTACTTCGTCAGCGTCGCCAGCGTGCGCCACCTGGACCGGCGGTCGGTGCTCGACGCGGCGGACTGGCTGCGTCGGCAGTCGGTCGAGGGACTCATCGCCATCGCGCCCAAGCCCGCCATGGCGGGCGCGCTGGCCGAGGCGGCGGGTGGACTGGCGGCGGTGACGGTCGGTGGTGGATGCAGCGACGAGATCGCCAGCGCGCAGATCGACAACGTGGCGGGTGCCCGGCTCGCCACCCGGCACCTGCTCGACCTTGGGCACACCACCGTGCACCACGTGTCCGGCCCCCAGGACTGGCCGGAGGCGGACGAGCGGATCCGCGGCTGGCGGGAGGCCCTGCGCGCGGCGGGTGCGCCGGTACCCGCGGTCGTGCCCGGGGACTGGAGCGCCAGCACCGGCTACCAGCAGGGGGAGCGGCTGGCCGCCGACCTCGACGTCACCGCCGTCTTCTGCGCCAGCGACCAACTCGCCCTCGGCGTGCTGCGGGCGCTGCACGAGGCGGGCCGGCGGGTGCCGGAGGACGTCAGCGTGGTCGGCTTCGACGGCACACCCGACGGGGCCCACTTCCTGCCGCCGCTGACGTCGGTGCGGCAGGACTTCGCCGAGCTCGGCCGGCGCAGCCTGGGCCTGTTGCTGGCGCAGCTCGACCCGGCCGGGCAGCCACCGGTGCGACGACGCGACCTGCTGGTGCCGGAGCTGATCACCCGCCGCAGCTCGGTGGCCCCGCGCGCCGGCCGGCCGCTGAACGCGCTGCGACCGGCCAGTCTGATCGCTTAG